The Hydra vulgaris chromosome 11, alternate assembly HydraT2T_AEP genome contains a region encoding:
- the LOC136086947 gene encoding uncharacterized protein LOC136086947 codes for MSDKNMLTTIAYLPVIDAPVTEISTINEILKQAITIANTLELAHIVLVFDEAVYSKIQLVRWKTEEYLSRIVVRLGDFHMLMSYCSGISKIYADAGMQDIFIESGIVASGSINGILSGKHYNRSVRCHKTLYEALQRLCFQSFLDSLANEDNCDIIEFFSAMRECIVKENDDFYYHNYKDYIESQKFENLCQRYKDFVDIQCQENATFNFWYNYIDMKQILLLHIRATRTGDWALHLSAVRSMLPWFFITDRVNYARYATSYWVEMKRLAITHPAVNDEIHNNWTSQRQEQYGFSRVACDQTIEQIFNRDSKTQGGIVGFTRKRSAVHRWIMAQHQRCAIFKQCEIISGSTSHTRIIAEERLGLSRIKKDENAILDVLSTIKTMANPFDLETSVLLHLSTGAVATVPLTTDMRNMLRTGEEKVVSFINTRILSSEQDLHSSIPKSKIVTFSSMLKKYSAKTSNGDLVTVKKTKDLFAKLILIAKSRNVEMREVLKYPLRPYPMPFATTTGGLVKTQKSKLISLIESPVVNAIVDNVEKGNALMIDAMALLQTLKIITPTFKELSDFLLCTVISMGNSFGSSRIGFVSDRYPEVSIKDLERDKRASLGSQTIKIMNPNQKVPKQWKKYMSVGSNKEDLVDFLYQSWQLSDPSLFCGISVYITHGEFCHQFVPILKTVVVNEVAALHCNHEEADTRLLAIVEHAITNGIKNIIIQSPDTDVFVISLSNTICKDSCLYFLTGIGNKKRIISINAVIQHWNKNWCQAFIGFHTFTGCDTTSSFMGKGKGKPLKVLFEYTEFLETFCRLGDSFIISESVLSSLEKFVCYMYQKNSTCNSVNEMRYQLFKSGIYDEELLPPTLDSLICHIKRVNYQSYIWRNATKPIHNLDDFQNHGWMVSESGIAIEWLMNPVAPDNILNFVKCNCTTGCDTKRCSCVKSALKCSELCNCSKCDNTASADDEDVYDNGVEGYDQ; via the exons ATGTCtgataaaaatatgctaactaCTATTGCTTACTTACCAGTTATTGATGCACCTGTAACTGAAATATCAACtatcaatgaaattttgaaGCAAGCAATCACAATTGCAAACACGCTTGAGCTAGCACATATTGTGTTGGTTTTTGATGAAGCTGTCTACTCAAAAATACAGTTAGTTAGGTGGAAGACTGAAGAATACTTAAGTCGTATTGTAGTACGTCTTGGTGATTTCCATATGTTAATGTCATATTGTAGTGGAATCTCAAAAATTTATGCTGATGCAGGAATGcag gaTATATTTATTGAATCTGGAATTGTGGCATCTGGTTCCATTAATGGAATCCTATCAGGGAAACATTACAATCGATCTGTGCGTTGTCATAAAACATTGTATGAAGCACTTCAACGCCTCTGCTTTCAATCATTTTTGGATTCACTGGCGAATGAGGACAATTGTGATATCATTGAATTTTTCTCTGCTATGAGAGAATGTATTGTTAAAGAAAATGATGACTTTTATTATCACAATTATAAG GATTATATTGAGAGCCAGAAGTTTGAGAATCTGTGTCAACGGTACAAAGATTTTGTTGATATACAGTGCCAAGAAAATGCCACATTTAACTTTTGGTATAATTACATAGATATGAAACAAATTTTGCTTTTACATATACGAGCTACACGCACTGGAGATTGGGCCTTACATTTATCAGCTGTTAGATCGATGCTCCCATGGTTTTTCATTACAGATAGAGTTAATTATGCGCGATATGCTACTTCTTACTGGGTGGAAATGAAGAGATTAGCAATAACTCATCCAG ctGTTAATGATGAAATTCACAATAACTGGACTTCTCAACGACAGGAACAATATGGATTTTCTAGAGTTGCATGTGACCAGACAATTGAGCAAATTTTTAATAGGGATTCGAAAACACAAGGAGGCATTGTTGGGTTTACTCGAAAACGATCAGCTGTTCATCGTTGGATCATGGCTCAACATCAACGCTGTgctatatttaaacaatgtgaAATCATTTCGGGTAGTACATCTCATACAAG AATAATA GCAGAGGAAAGACTTGGCCTTAGTAGGATCAAAAAGGACGAAAATGCTATTCTTGATGTTCTATCAACAATTAAAACCATGGCAAACCCATTTGATTTAGAAACTAGTGTCCTTCTTCATTTATCTACAGGAGCAGTTGCAACTGTCCCATTGACTACAGATATGAGAAACATGTTGCGTACAGGCGAAGAGAAAGTTGTATCATTTATTAACACCAGAATACTATCAAGTGAACAGGATTTACACTCATCCATTCCTAAATCAAAAATTGTAACATTTTCcagtatgttaaaaaaatattcagctaAAACCTCAAATGGAGACTtagttacagtaaaaaaaacaaaagatttgtTTGCAAAACTAATTCTAATTGCTAAATCCAGAAATGTTGAGATGAGAGAAGTTTTAAAGTATCCTCTTCGTCCATATCCAATGCCTTTTGCAACAACAACTGGTGGTTTAGTAAAAACACAAAAGAGCAAATTAATCAGTTTAATTGAATCTCCAGTTGTTAATGCTATAGTAGATAATGTTGAAAAAGGTAATGCTTTGATGATTGATGCTATGGCTTTACTACagacattaaaaattatcactCCGACATTTAAAGAGTTGTCTGATTTTCTTCTGTGTACAGTTATTTCTATGGGAAACTCCTTTGGATCATCTCGTATTGGTTTTGTCAGCGACAGATATCCAGAAGTCAGCATAAAAGATCTTGAACGAGATAAAAGAGCTTCATTGGGAAGCCAGACAATCAAGATTATGAACCCTAACCAAAAAGTTCCAAAGCAGTGGAAAAAATACATGTCTGTTGGAAGCAACAAAGAAGATTTGGTAGACTTTTTATATCAAAGCTGGCAATTGAGTGATCCTAGTTTGTTTTGTGGAATTTCAGTATACATAACACATGGTGAATTTTGTCATCAATTCGTCCCTATATTGAAAACTGTTGTTGTTAACGAAGTAGCTGCTTTGCACTGCAATCACGAGGAAGCAGATACACGCCTTTTAGCTATTGTTGAACACGCCATCACCAACGggattaaaaatatcattattcaAAGTCCGGATACTGATGTGTTTGTAATAAGCTTAAGTAACACGATTTGTAAAGATAGTTGTCTATACTTTCTCACTGgaataggaaataaaaaaaggattatCTCAATAAATGCTGTCATACAGCATTGGAATAAGAATTGGTGCCAGGCGTTTATTGGTTTTCATACATTTAcag gtTGTGACACAACAAGCTCGTTCATGGGAAAAGGTAAAGGGAAACCCCTTAAGGTCCTCTTTGAGTATACCGAGTTTCTTGAAACATTTTGTCGATTAGGAGATTCCTTCATAATTTCAGAAAGTGTTTTAAGTAGTCTGGAGAAGTTTGTCTGCTATatgtatcaaaaaaattctacttGTAATTCTGTGAACGAAATGAGGTATCAATTGTTTAAATCCGGAATATACGACGAAGAACTGCTCCCACCAACTTTAGATTCTCTTATATGTCATATAAAACGAGTTAACTATCAATCATATATATGGCGAAATGCAACTAAGCCTATTCATAATTTAGACGATTTCCAAAACCATGGCTGGATGGTTAGTGAATCAGGAATCGCCATTGAATGGCTAATGAATCCAGTAGCACCAGACAATATCCTGAACTTTGTAAAATGTAACTGTACGACAGGTTGTGATACTAAACGCTGTTCCTGCGTAAAATCGGCTTTAAAGTGTTCAGAACTATGTAACTGCTCAAAGTGTGATAACACTGCTTCTGCTGACGATGAAGATGTTTATGATAATGGTGTTGAGGGTTATGATCAGTAA